gttttattacaataattttactctTCAATTTGATGACAGAATCAAATGGCGTTATTTCCAGTAAAGGCCTTATATACAAGTATTCtaatggatgtatgtatggtaACAACTACATACAGCATGtagtttgtttattgtttttattttatatacttcacTAATATATTGTGagtttgtattataatttcatttgcaCATATTAACTGTATATAATATCCCAATCACTTctatatgtttatttcatcattttaataataaatatatccttttttttataccttttaattttttttttaatgactgCATGTAAAAGACGTGAATGTAagagtaaattatatttaatttaaaaataccatcaacttttttatttgttttttttttatttataccaatgtttattatgttattacatGTTATGTGCTTGTATATAAGCTTATTGTTGAATTGAATGAATGTCTATTTCACAATATAGTAAAGGAAACACTTGTATACACttgaacataaaaatgttaacaaaattagtcctcaaaacaatattacttttaataaatacattaagaaTGACCTGTCATATGAAGATTACATAGCTAATTATTTATAGGCACAGCCAttcacataattttataaatactattttttataataacaataaacttaaaaactaaacattgTGTACATTTTCCCAAACACACATTGAGAGTGCATCAAgaatacatatacataaatgAATTTGCTTTTGTAGTTACCTAtcgtaaattgtaattttgtcacagaaatattttataatatactagcttttacccgcgacttcgtccgcgcggaataaaaaatagaaaacagggtaaaatttatcctatgtccgtttcctagttctaagctacctgcccaccaatttttcagtcaaatcgattcagccgttcttgagttataaatagtgtaactaacacgactttcttttatatatatagatagattaattgttaaaattacaatttttacttGTATCAAAATTTgctagtgttttattttagattccattagatttttttaaagtatagatagatatagagaatatttttattcactagTTATTGTTTAGCTAGATTTCATTTCATCTAGATTCTGGATagcataaattattaatgcaaCATTAGTACACCTATTATagtcataaaacaaaaaaaatacatatgtaggTGCATGTTTaacttagaaaaatattgtacaacaGACaaactcaaataaatttatgtttcagCTTTCATTGAAGACAGTGTTTTGAATCAAACACAATTTATATCTGAACAAAGAGTGTTGGATATGATTGAAAATGCATATCCCAATCCATTGACTGTAGAAGATTTTGTAACGTAAGTTTCAATGTcaaatctatattaaatttcatatggGTATGGGATCCAATAATTGATTATTGCCTATGTAAGGAATGTTTATCTAGAATTATTCGTAGTTAATTCAAATCAATGAAGCAAAATAATTGAAGTACCTGACCTAATGATTAAAGGCGtgattattttatgtacttcTGCCCATGCTAAGTGGTTAAATTCTAtccaatttatacaaaaatgtatattaaaacattttttaattaataatgtcatTATATTGCTACAGTGTTGGAAAATGGTCAAAAGCAGAGGTCAAAGATGCTTTGGAAGCTTTGGAAGAAAAAGGTCTGACAAGAGCAATGTCGGAAGGTCTATATATACGACAACATAGCATTGATACACaggtaataaaaatcataaaatttaattaaaatgtattattattttcaaaatgtgaaATTACAAGAAAGGAAAGAAGTCTACTTGGAAATTCGTGTTCATAGCATATGTTTGACCCTTGACCGCATGAGATTAATTTCGGTctcgttaatttaataatccaAAGTCCTTCACATTGGAATAGACGTCATAAAGGAATTAGAAGTTTTAGTTCTATGTTACTGTTCACAAAATCtctaaaatatactataatattgACCCacatagcaaaaaaaaactgagtgAGATTTATGTCAAAAAATCATGTTTCTTTTTGGTGTAacctacaaaaatacaaactgGTCCTTTTCATTCAAACTTCGGCTGTTGGTAAATATATCTCAGTATTTTATCTACCAACACTTTCCATCAATTgtgctattattttttatgctatatttataatattaattgcagAGCAATGAAAATTTTTGAATTGTGTTTGTTGTATGTAGGTAGTGAAACAAATGCCCACGCTGTGCTCATCTCGGCAGCCAAGCATCGCTATCATCACAGCATTGTACTGTGAAAAGCAAGCCGTCGACGCCATGATGGATAACCAAGAGACATATGTCCGTTATACCACTGTTGGTGAGTAAAATCACACTTAATTATTACTTGCCTATCTTACGccttatgaatttaaaattgctaTCTCTGACTGCtccaaaataatataacgtgTTGACATTTTCGTCAAATGAATAGCTTCAAAGTTACAGAATTATTGGACATACTTGAGTGTTAACCATTGCTTTCTATTAATAGCATGAAAATTTACATTGTGTTCATGCTTTTTGTAGAAAGTCATAGGACTGAAACCCAAATTCATTGACTTAAGTGTGAATAAATACATCCTGATTGTTCTTTATTTCTTCCTATAGATTTATGCAGCTGTTTGttctaactataaaatatacactattgatttaatttacctGTAATACTtgtgtaatattgtaataagatGTGAAGGTTGCAGTGCAAACTATATGGGCTATAAtgtttcataatataaattatattaatatatttctgaattaaaacttattatattagtGACATGTTATAAATGATACCACATATTCTGATCGTAAAACTGCATATATAATAGGGCTCcagtgaatataattttgtttcaaattttatatagtttctGATTAAAATTGCATGTggtttatttaatagattCTATCTTCTGcttgtcttatttattattatatatctttcttctgactaatattataaatgtgaaagtttgaatgtttggtagaagttatctccagaacagctgcatggatctggatgaaattttttagtcatggaacattgtctggaagaacacatagactacttaaaatttttttttttaaaaaaagtggagcaaaagctagttaataataaaatccaGTTGATAATATCCATTTAttcaatatgaaataaataattagtcacaataatttaaaaagtgatGTAAACACAATATCTAATTTGTTACACACAAATATTCATCaagagaaaacaaaaatagctGCACAAATATTCAACTAAATAATActgaaaatacaataaactCAGTAAGTTCTACTTTAAATCGGAATATAGTTTCTTAAatgcataaataaaaagcttaaatgtttttactgTGGGTGGGATAAACGAAACTTAACACTAGCTGTCTTATCCAAATACATAACaattaaatggaaaatataaaaggCAATACAACAATGtggtacattaaaataaatacataatccTATACCTTATACATAGTCATGaaacaaagattaaataaattattatggccagcattaaaactaaataaatgaattttcaaaaaattattatcagaATTTAAGTATCTTTTGTGAGaatcaaaattaacatttcagtagagcaatttttaatttcaaatgttattgGTGACTACAATTTGTTTTGCATCAACACAACTCATCTGAGTTTCCATCTTTGTGGAAGGCATAtaaatacattctataacttatacattattaattatcataagtttaaaatattgtgtacTTTGAGTACTTACTCATGAAGTAGAATATATTCACCGTGTAGACCAGTTTTCATGCAAACTTAAATTCTAACACTTCAACTTTAGCAACATCACCACTCAATGATAGGAATCTTATATCatctatattatgttttaatgtaatttgttcCAAAAATGATTCGCCAACATAAATATCTATTATGTGTTCACTTTGATAACTTCTACTTACTCTTATAGAGAAACCAAATTTGAAGCTCAAatctgaaatataaaagaaaatgaaactatgataattatgtttaattatgtgttatactattgttttaatactttacacataaaatacccaaaatatctttatatttattttataatttacattaaaattcctAAATTTCCAAAGTTAACATGATCAGTGCAACCGACTTACATAATGATTCCCTCACATActcaaaatttatacaaaaatctttgctacattttgattttttgtgtaaattatgtttttttccatgtgttaaatgtaaaaatatttttgttgtttgattgttatttttcaaatcgaaTTGAATGGTAAAGCATACATACCTGTGAATAATTCTGTAGCAAGAAAGGATTGATAGTCTCCAAGAACTGCTTCATCATTTCCATTTTGAATAACTTTCAATAACAAGCGGTTTGGATTTGTTGGATTAGCCGGAAATGATGCTTCTAGTTGGCATGCAATATTTTGATAGTCAGGTGACATACTGCCTGTTAGTAAACTTACTGTCAATctgtaatacaaaatacaaaatttttgatTCTAATGAAAAGACAAATTACcacttttgaaatttaattagatttcTCTCCATTAAAATGGTATTAGTTAAAACTAATACCAGCAAAATTGAATGACATTTACAGAACCAAATAAGCCACACTTTAATACACAGACAATgtgtaacttaaaataataacaggtTACATAgaagtttaaattgaaatgttaatctattcaatatttgtgcttttttaactaattaatatatatactcACACTTGTGGGTTATCAATCATATTACCAGCAACAGTGATCTCATCACCTGCACTCAATTGCTTCGGTAAGACGAACATGATTTCGTTTTTTAACTGGGTTACTGGCCAAGGCGGAGCTCTCTGACTGCTACCATTCATGCGTCTGCTAACATCCACTTCTTCATTGTCAACGCGAGATCTATTAAAGTCGATgagttttaatacaattttaaaaattatgtaacctATTTTTCATTCGCGAAGATAATGCATAAATTATACcgtgaaaataaatacgagAATCAGTGCTCGTACTTCTACTTCTAACTATAACCTAACATAATAGTAGCGTAGCGACAcctttatcatttaaaaaaaaaaacaatattaacagCGCCTAAATTGCTAAATGTAAAGTaagtaatgtattttaatataatttaaattatgcacttgacattgttttgaataaatagtaatagtaAACAATAACTATGTCGCTGCGTACACGGAGTACgcttgacattgacatttaaattgaCGTCTAGGAATTTTGAAAGTATAGCAAAAATTGTATTacgacatattttaaattgaaagttattttattaatgtttcgaaacaaattattatttcatacccAGCGATGCATTCCAAACATGCTTTCAGCATCTTCAACTATTTCTGGATATAGATACGATTCCACAAAAAACTATGCGTCTTTTCAATCGAAAGCCGTGATTTAAATGACCAAATCAAAGGTGCATCTTGGATTTATGGTgacgtaacataaaaaacaaacacggTGTCACTACACAAACCTCCGGTTTAACGGCTAGCATGTCACTGTACGTGTAGTTAGCTGCGAGACTTCAGTTTGAATTGCGGAGCAGATTGTTCATTCATACATACACTACTGTTATGTGGCTGTCGTTGCACTGCCACTGAGAAAACTTGTTCTTACACATTATCGCTAGTTCCGTATCAAGTAATATTGATACTACGTATGAAAGAGGCGCTTGCGCCGGCGCGCCGATCTTACGGTCTTATGATACGCGCGATCAAGAGAATTTTCATAATCCTGTTGTTTACTTACTTCAACAAACAATGTAGGTAATATATAACTGTCGACTACGAGATAACACGGTTTCGTTAACAAggacaagtttttttaaaagttacacCAGGATTTTACAAACGATCTATCGCTTGATACAGTTGATTGAATTTAAGTTTAGAGCGcttataaatagttattaaatcTATAGATTATTAGGGTACCGCTGAGATTACCTGAAACCATCTACCTTAAATGTATGTAGTTTGTTAAAACCATAAAGGGAAAACAATATCTCATTCTATCGCCTACCATAAAGTAGGCGCCTATTATAATGTCAATGTTTATTACCGTTAACTGGAGAAACTACTGTGAACCATGCCTCGTGTTTTTGTTTCTTCTTTCGTTCGGAATGAATTAACAAGTTCGACGAATCGTGACATGAAAACAAACTAGCCTTGTGACAGAGGTTATACACGGTGTATACACAGCAATGGCTTGTTAAATCAAtcgtgaaataataaaattagcatATTTGtgatactttataataaaacatggactatgtttttatgaaatttacaaatactTAAGAATCGCATAATAACCACTTCTCTTGTTTGCGGTAGATAGACATAGCAAATTTTCCTCGTTTTTCTGGGACTTCAGTCTCATGTTTTCTATGAAAAAGGTGATAATTGAACCGCCAGacaatagattttaaatttacaaaggtaaattataactttataggGCTAATTTGGGTTGCCTTTACGTAATCTATTTCAAGGTTGGATAAACTCTttgtttagaataaaaaaatatttaagacttACGAAAATGAAAAGGTCAGCATGCGGAACCCTTGATACGCAGCGGTATATTCACTTCTATTACGACGATCAAATTCTTCTAACCCGTTTTACTAACCTAAAAAGATACAAAGACCTCCATGGGTGCGTGGAATAACCAGATTTAAGATAAGAATGTCAGGGTCATAAACAtacaattgttatatttttatactatgtcATATTTTAGGCGCCAATCTTAATTGCgtatacatatataggtatagtgtGTGAGTAACCTGTGAGTTCTTTTAATCGTATAAACTATAATATGAGTCATTTTCTGTTATTAGTAATAGTAAGTTTTAACTTCTAAGCTATTTCTAAATAAGTAATGATGGGAGATTTTCGTTTAGGTGTCCTATCCTTGTATTAATTAGCATGAAATAGTAATTCTAGTGATTTGTAGGAAATGCAATGGTTTCTTgtgctgttttatttattctacagATAAAGAACTAAGCGATGACTAAATTATGTCCAAATTACCTAGAGCggatatcaaaaaataaagcaaGTATAGTAGGTACTATCGGGGAATCTGGCGGTATTTCACTTTAAAAGCTCGTTTGAacgtttcataaatatttagacgACGACGATGCGCAAACAATAGCCAACAGTACTAAACTGTAAAATGTGTATGTACGAAAAAAGGTCGGTCGGTGTTATACGACTAATTgctttttactattaatacGTCGTTTGCGCAACTCACTACTACCTaaatggttattttttaagaaaggaCAGAGTATGTCGCGAAAGACTCTGACTGTACAATATCCTTGATGATAAGTGATAATCACGGAAAGGAattcatatcaaattataCCATGgtgttaaagttataaaactttacgaagtgaaaatattttttacatatgttaACGCATAAACCGATTTCATTATGTCTTTCACAATTTAGTAGGGttgcataataataatttttactatttattaatgtagaCGTTAAAATTTACTCGAATGACTTAACTAATCTATCGACTATTGAAAACGACAAATCTCATAAAAGCAgtgaaataatgaaataaaatataattacgaaGGGCAGATATTGTAATGTCCAATCGGAACTAAAAAGTTTTTGCTTACCaatgttttaacttttatgaTAAATCGCTGTGAAGTAATTAAACCAAGACACTTTTTAGCTTTTTAAGCACTTCTATATTGTTGATGTAACACGTCCTGCGCCAATTGTTATACTGATACATTGTTActctttgttaaataataaatatgtaatttcaaattaaaggATCCATACTCTACAATTAGtcatatttaacttaaaacagACATTGACGTCATGATTACCttccttaataattaaaatacgtacatggaataaataatttcagataaaataaaacaaatgattcAGTTATTCTAACACAATGCAATTCATGTAGTAATCACCTATAGGAGTCGAATAAATAATCGATTTTCATATGGTTTATAGACgacaaaatacataatatgtatattatactaTATATCAATGCAGTACCTGTATTCCagataacataaaaagtattttatgcatgtacatatataattataactacTAATTAGTATCAACCTACCTGTGAATACTGAGATACTTATTCATTTTAAGTTCTTGatatagttaatttaacatcaattttaataacacacagttataaacataaaacatacaaaaaatatttgaaaccgTCTTCGATATTTATACGCAAAAAGTTTGTTTACATATCCACACTAGATTAGCAAAAAAGGGTAAGAGACAAGAGGTTTAAATCTATTTGCTTACTTTATCTGTGTGTTCCCTTCAAATAAATACACCCTAATATTAACGTCGTAGGACACTAGGTCAAGGTTGTGTTcttataaatcataaaaaatatgtactgCAGTATCAACATTTAAACCTTTGAAATTATACACAAATGAGATTCAAATTTCTTAATTCTTCTTAATTAGCTTCAAAGATAACAGGATATGcctaaataactataattacATACACTatataattcaaatacaatGAATTCTACAAGACAAGAAAATTAGCTAAAATCCAAGGTATGTATGGTGAAAAATTCTTCACTAATCAGCTGCTAATTTAACCGTACTCAGTACAAATATATCAAGGAACGTAGACTGAATTTACAGAGTTTGTTCAGACTTCACACATACAATGTTTTCTAGTGTAAGGTGATCCCTGGTTTAATATGGATAAGAGTTTCTGtaattttctgaaataaactGTCGCGATTCGATGGtgatcatttttaataactgttGGTAGTTGAAGAACTAAAATGGTGGCCATAAAAAGATCAACAAAACTGCATATATATTAACATAGTCCGTACACGCAAATTTTATGTGTTTGCGACCTCGAGTCGACCCTTATCGTTTTCTGAGATTATTGGCCAATTCAATAAATGTTGCTTGTTTTAGGCGAGTCTAACGTGTATACCCTGGGTACGATCGGCACGCATCGAGTGGTGACCACAAAGCTGCCGTCAGTGGGTCGAACCAGGGAAGCGATGACCGCAGCTGGCAACACTACAACAAGACTGCTTGGAATATTCCAGAAGGTAAAtacagtcaaagaattaaattcgcttaCCATTCGTAATCGAATGTCGTACagcaaataataaacataagaaCTATAACTAAGCaaatatcacatttttaatatctaatgAGGATATGACAACTTTTTGGCTGGCTTAATTATATTGTGAGCGTCATATGACATTTTAacgaaatgggtaggaaataaacatcCTCGACAGTATTTTGTGAATACGTTTTATTGTGTAGTGGGCTGAAATAAACGTCCTTTATATccttcttttacttttttgattTCGTAATAaagctatttatattttagtggCTATAATATACCAGTATGTTAGCGCACCTTCGTaagaaataactatatttataggAATGGACTGAATAAACAACGGTGAAGATAATCGGTACTGTGAAAGTGTGTGGTTGCtctcagatttttttaacataaacacTGTGAAGTTATTGAAATAGGTTGCAATATGTTGtttaattatgtgtaaatacatataacaggttaaatatatgtacaacGTAAACTTCATACCGATAGATATGATgtcatacatttaaatttctagTTGAGTGTTATCACGATgctatttatatagatttgcTGCGCTGGACACTTATATAAGCTGTAGCtatatacttaaaaatgtCATACTTTTCCACCTGTGACCAAATTACTTAAGATTTGCAAGTTCTAATAGAAGACCGATGATTGATTAACAATATATAGAAGATTTCCAAGTTATACAATAGTTAAAGAAAGAGATGTAGTAACTAGAATCtagactatttattattatttgattaatattgTACCAATCTGATTTATGCTTCTGTAACGCACAAAGGAGTAATAAACATTTGATTATTATAGAGTTACGATAGGCTTTATTAAGAAGTTAAGTGGATGAAaatcgtttaatttaaaacgaaatcTCTTTTATGATATGTACTAAGTAAGATATTGAGAAAtaatacttacattttattttttaattagacgTCTGTTGAATAGTAGAAAATATAAGAAGGTCGTGTTTTAAGTAAAACTGTTGTGATTAAGGAGACCGTGAGACCAAACTTTGCAATGCGGTTCTTTTATCTGAATATTCATTcatgtattaatatatattttcacgctGAATGACTATTACTCCCGCGTATGCGTCTGGAAttttatgacgtcattaaaTGCTGTAATCTCTACTTCGATAAAGtaatagattaaattttttgatgaGAAATTTATCTGGAGAATTAACTGTAAATGTAAGCTTTACTCAGTCGTCCAAGGAAGTAACGGTTTTGGTGGTCTTTCCAAATTTGGATCTTAAAGATTCAACAACCTACTATTGTCGTTTAAAAccctattttgtttttgttaatattttgattattttggtATTTAGATATTTCTCTCGCAGGAGTGAAGAATCGTGTTAAATTGGGTGATAAATTCGGTATCTACTTACATACGATTTTACTGTTACTTTAAATGTCTACGAACGAGGTTCGTAGACATGAATATGTgtcataaatgtatttttgatatttataaatttgccATTCGTTTTGTCAGGAAAACCGGATTTCATTATGGCTTATTACATTATACCTCTGCAAAATTTTACTCACACGAGTCAGTCTACGTAGGTTAGGAAGTACATTGTTGCTGTCTGGCGAACAACGTTCGCAGAATTACGTCAtcaaagatttaaattgttCAGTGAATGCTAATTTGATGGGAAAATCATACTAAtgttaaatgcgaatgtttagatggatggatggatgtttgtttgaaggtatctccggaacggctcagcggatcttgatgaaatttggcatagatgtagagcatagaaCACGTAGgtttaggtttaggtttaaagaatttattctcaaaaagacaaacaaaaagtCACTTACATGAGAACAATATAGCTATACAtaataggttacttattacattttttttaataccgcgcggacagagtcgcgggcgacagctagtgcaTAATGTTTAGAAGACGAAGTTTGGAGATACTGtatatttgcaattattttGGTCATCTTGGTAACATTCCACTGTCAACTTAGAGAGTAGCAACTTGAAATGTATtgtctgtatttattttgtaatcagAAATTCGCTTCTACTGGCGACAGTTAATGTCCCTGACTGTCAATTCGGGACACATATATAAGTATTCATGTACATACTTGTGTCTATTAAGACAAGTTGCGCATATGTGATTAACACTTGTGTACAATTTATCTAAATAGTTTCGCTTCAACACAACTACGATGTATTACATGTGTCTGGAAAATGGCAGTAAAATATGTAGTATTGTAAATCAAACGTAATTAATACATTGAAAGAAaccaaaacattttgtatttttacgaCTTAGTTTCGGTACATATATTAgtcagaaataaatatggcaacaTAAAGTGCCTCAGGCGATTTGTTCCACAGCAGAGAAGACGCGCTCTTGACCCCGTTTTATTTCATCCGCACAGCGCCACTATGgagattttatttgattacatACTTAGGTCTTGAACACACTAGCGTCCAGTTTTGTAACTAATtgcaaaatatacaatttattttatataaccttTGAGCActagaaaagaaaatacagAGGGAGTGGGAGAAAGGGTGAAAAGGGTCCCACATATTGTGCGGCtaagctttttttaaacttgataCTTTGGGCAATCCTTCCGTAAATAGACACTAATGCTTGATGAAGCTTCAAGTTATTAATTcaagtttaaattacttttctatatttttcgaTATGTGTATGTATATTCCACTTCGATAGTTCTCTATAAAATCGAAAACTACCAAACGTTTATACAATACATATTAAAGCTGGCACTCGAAATATGCTAATTCTATATGAGCCGGGTTAAAATAGCCGTGCGTAATTGAATGCCAAAGATACGCTCGCTCTCTCGCATTATTTAAATGGAATGTATTGCAATTGGAAATTTatagtaacaaaattattatcgGAACATACGTCATATATGccaattatattatacagtGTAACCGCAAATTAGACAATTATGAATCAGTTAACGACTTTGAACATTATTTTCTGTTAGTTACTAGGTAG
The Papilio machaon chromosome 8, ilPapMach1.1, whole genome shotgun sequence DNA segment above includes these coding regions:
- the LOC106719059 gene encoding uncharacterized protein LOC106719059 isoform X2 — its product is MNGSSQRAPPWPVTQLKNEIMFVLPKQLSAGDEITVAGNMIDNPQVLTVSLLTGSMSPDYQNIACQLEASFPANPTNPNRLLLKVIQNGNDEAVLGDYQSFLATELFTDLSFKFGFSIRVSRSYQSEHIIDIYVGESFLEQITLKHNIDDIRFLSLSGDVAKVEVLEFKFA
- the LOC106719059 gene encoding uncharacterized protein LOC106719059 isoform X1, with translation MLKACLECIAGSRVDNEEVDVSRRMNGSSQRAPPWPVTQLKNEIMFVLPKQLSAGDEITVAGNMIDNPQVLTVSLLTGSMSPDYQNIACQLEASFPANPTNPNRLLLKVIQNGNDEAVLGDYQSFLATELFTDLSFKFGFSIRVSRSYQSEHIIDIYVGESFLEQITLKHNIDDIRFLSLSGDVAKVEVLEFKFA